One region of Clostridiales bacterium genomic DNA includes:
- the secG gene encoding preprotein translocase subunit SecG, giving the protein MTTLELILTIIQLVSGLAVTVIVLMQSGKSAGLSGAIAGGAETFLSKGKAKTLDAKLAKATKWFGLVFVVLTLVLTVLMHKGA; this is encoded by the coding sequence ATGACTACTTTGGAACTGATTCTGACGATTATCCAGCTGGTTTCCGGTCTCGCCGTGACCGTGATCGTGCTGATGCAGTCCGGCAAGAGCGCCGGCCTGTCCGGCGCCATTGCTGGCGGCGCGGAAACGTTCCTTTCCAAGGGCAAAGCCAAGACGCTCGATGCTAAGCTCGCCAAGGCGACGAAGTGGTTCGGCCTCGTCTTTGTTGTCCTGACGCTGGTGCTGACCGTCCTGATGCACAAGGGCGCGTAA